From Variimorphobacter saccharofermentans, one genomic window encodes:
- a CDS encoding TIGR01906 family membrane protein, with product MKRFKITDVLIGIIFTLFFISLAVVITINFRPLYYIDIGLLDIESASGLSKDVIKENYNALIDYSSPFYRGELKFPSLPSSASGIKHFDEVKNIFTCFYILGAVTLILAIIIAVQKRKYKDFSYLKVTSITAVVLPLLVGLSVMIDFDRAFVIFHKLFFRNDDWLFDPVTDPVITILPDTFFLHCALMIIVLVLLSSMICLVIFIKSKRHLSIKYRKNKGLKL from the coding sequence ATGAAGCGGTTTAAGATCACCGATGTCTTGATCGGAATTATATTCACTTTATTTTTTATATCTCTGGCTGTTGTGATTACGATAAACTTCCGACCACTATATTATATTGATATTGGACTTCTGGATATCGAATCAGCCTCCGGCTTGAGTAAGGATGTTATAAAGGAGAACTATAATGCATTAATCGACTACTCCTCTCCTTTCTATCGGGGAGAGTTAAAGTTCCCCTCCTTACCGTCCTCCGCTAGCGGTATAAAGCATTTTGATGAAGTAAAGAATATTTTTACATGCTTTTACATTCTTGGTGCCGTTACCCTCATTCTTGCAATTATTATAGCTGTTCAGAAAAGAAAGTATAAAGACTTCAGCTATCTAAAGGTCACATCAATTACTGCTGTTGTATTACCCCTTTTAGTCGGTTTATCTGTTATGATTGATTTCGACCGTGCTTTTGTAATATTTCATAAACTATTCTTCCGCAATGATGATTGGCTGTTTGACCCTGTCACCGACCCGGTGATAACCATCCTCCCAGATACCTTTTTTCTACACTGTGCTCTTATGATCATCGTTCTTGTCTTATTATCGAGTATGATATGTCTGGTTATCTTTATTAAAAGTAAGCGGCATTTAAGTATAAAATATCGTAAAAATAAAGGTTTGAAACTATGA
- the pyk gene encoding pyruvate kinase, producing MRKTKIICTLGPSTDNDNVLRELMKSGMDVARFNFSHADHEEHLGRLRRIERLRKELNIPVATLLDTKGPEIRIGNFKDDKKIHLKEGQTFTLTSREVDGDETQVSITYPSLIYDIDVGSTILIDDGLIEMTVIDVNSTDIVCKVKNGGTISSKKGVNVPGVHLSIPFISEKDRQDILFGIKHNYDFIAASFVRTAEDVLEIRKMLKKHNSQTKIIAKIENYQGVDNIDEIIQVSDGIMIARGDMGVEIPYEEVPVIQKMIIKKVYNAGKQVITATQMLDSMIKNPRPTRAETTDVANAIYDGTSAIMLSGETAAGKYPVEALKTMVKIAIRTEADIDYKKRFHMLDVSRTPDITDAISRATVTTAHDLNAKMIITVTTSGKTARMISRYRPECQILGCTTDPMVCRQLNMAWGVTPLLIAVEHDTFELFDHAIQAVEKAGYLEDGELAVLTAGVPLGTSGTTNLIKVQIAGNKY from the coding sequence ATGAGAAAAACAAAAATTATATGTACCCTTGGACCATCAACCGATAACGACAATGTCCTAAGAGAATTGATGAAATCCGGAATGGATGTTGCTCGTTTTAATTTTTCCCATGCAGATCACGAAGAACATCTGGGCCGATTAAGGAGAATAGAGAGGCTTAGAAAGGAACTAAATATTCCGGTTGCTACATTACTGGATACCAAAGGACCTGAGATTCGAATCGGGAACTTCAAGGACGATAAGAAAATCCATTTGAAGGAAGGCCAGACATTTACCCTGACCTCAAGAGAAGTTGATGGAGACGAGACGCAGGTATCCATAACCTATCCCAGTTTGATTTATGATATTGATGTAGGATCAACCATATTAATCGATGATGGATTAATCGAAATGACTGTAATTGACGTTAATTCTACCGATATTGTCTGCAAAGTGAAAAATGGAGGAACTATCTCCAGCAAAAAGGGCGTAAATGTGCCCGGTGTTCATTTATCCATTCCGTTTATCAGCGAAAAGGACCGCCAGGACATTCTGTTCGGCATTAAACATAATTATGATTTTATTGCTGCCTCCTTTGTAAGAACTGCTGAAGATGTCCTTGAAATTCGCAAAATGCTGAAAAAACACAATTCACAGACAAAGATCATTGCGAAAATCGAGAATTATCAGGGTGTTGATAATATTGACGAGATAATTCAGGTATCCGACGGAATTATGATTGCCCGCGGCGATATGGGTGTTGAGATTCCATACGAAGAGGTACCCGTTATTCAGAAAATGATTATTAAAAAGGTATATAATGCTGGTAAGCAGGTAATAACTGCAACACAGATGCTGGATTCCATGATAAAAAATCCGAGACCGACCAGAGCAGAGACCACTGACGTCGCAAATGCGATCTATGATGGAACCAGTGCAATTATGCTATCTGGAGAAACTGCTGCTGGAAAATATCCTGTGGAAGCATTAAAAACCATGGTTAAAATAGCTATTCGTACAGAAGCTGATATCGATTATAAAAAGCGCTTTCATATGCTGGATGTCTCACGAACTCCTGATATTACAGATGCAATCTCCCGTGCCACAGTAACCACAGCACATGATCTGAATGCAAAGATGATTATTACGGTTACCACCTCTGGCAAAACCGCTCGAATGATTTCCCGATATCGTCCGGAATGCCAGATACTAGGCTGTACAACAGACCCCATGGTATGCCGACAATTAAATATGGCCTGGGGCGTTACACCTCTTCTCATAGCCGTAGAGCATGATACCTTTGAGCTATTTGATCATGCTATTCAGGCCGTAGAAAAAGCAGGCTATCTTGAAGATGGGGAATTAGCGGTACTGACTGCTGGAGTTCCTCTCGGAACCTCGGGAACCACCAATTTGATTAAGGTTCAGATTGCCGGCAACAAGTATTAA
- a CDS encoding deoxycytidylate deaminase, which yields MKKTDYLKWDEYFMGIALLSTERSKDPSTSVGACIVSEDNKILSVGYNGMPLGCSDDEFPWEREGSNLDTKYFYVCHAEFNAILNYTGTNMKGAKVYTTLFPCNECTKAIIQKGIAEIIYMCDKYASTDAVIAAKRMLDASGVKYRQYQPIGKDITLSL from the coding sequence ATGAAAAAAACGGATTATCTTAAATGGGATGAATACTTTATGGGAATCGCTTTACTTTCTACAGAGAGAAGCAAGGATCCCAGCACCAGTGTGGGTGCGTGTATTGTAAGCGAGGATAATAAAATCCTCTCGGTTGGTTATAACGGCATGCCTCTTGGATGTTCAGATGATGAATTTCCGTGGGAGAGGGAAGGAAGCAATCTTGACACCAAGTATTTCTATGTATGTCATGCGGAGTTTAATGCAATCTTGAATTACACCGGAACTAACATGAAGGGTGCTAAGGTGTACACCACTCTCTTTCCCTGCAATGAATGTACCAAAGCTATCATTCAAAAGGGAATTGCAGAGATTATCTATATGTGTGACAAATACGCCTCAACCGATGCTGTCATAGCTGCAAAACGTATGCTTGACGCTTCCGGGGTAAAATACAGACAATACCAACCAATCGGCAAGGATATCACTCTTTCATTGTAA
- a CDS encoding DUF2680 domain-containing protein, with protein sequence MSRVKVCSMAIACLVSIIGMSPVSTFAAETDSESVTLTETDEIQQDKKEEQKDIFRDKKKEAREKWDTLSEKQKDEVYQLLEKNMKIQYEIMDKLVDLGVLHKEDVTVMKANMAERLERAKEKGEFPLFKEKKRKSN encoded by the coding sequence ATGAGTCGAGTAAAGGTATGTAGTATGGCAATTGCATGCTTGGTGAGCATCATAGGTATGTCACCAGTTTCTACATTTGCAGCCGAAACAGATAGCGAATCGGTAACACTGACAGAAACGGATGAAATACAGCAGGATAAGAAAGAAGAACAGAAGGATATATTTCGTGATAAGAAAAAGGAAGCCCGCGAAAAGTGGGACACTCTTTCAGAGAAGCAAAAGGATGAAGTCTATCAGCTGCTGGAAAAGAATATGAAAATCCAGTATGAGATTATGGATAAGCTAGTAGATCTTGGAGTGCTTCATAAGGAAGATGTGACGGTTATGAAAGCCAATATGGCAGAAAGATTAGAACGGGCGAAAGAAAAGGGAGAGTTTCCTTTATTCAAAGAAAAAAAGAGAAAAAGTAACTGA
- a CDS encoding peptidoglycan recognition protein family protein, with translation MGRILTKEQWVRKKRRKRRLRMYLAFVLLIPIILLSGLLITDKVMQQYGSNTEGKETLPETFLKKPIEINYLTPNPYSRPQAELKRINSVVVHYTANPGTSAKANRSYFEGLAEKKSTYASSHFIIGLEGEIIQCIPLNEIAYASNERNEDTVAIECCHPDETGKFTEETYKSLVSLLATLCMEYDMGEKDIIRHYDVTGKLCPLYYVEHEDEWKNLRKDVINDIKKYKKAEKGAKSK, from the coding sequence ATGGGCAGAATTTTAACAAAAGAACAGTGGGTACGAAAAAAGCGGAGAAAAAGACGGTTACGTATGTATCTGGCATTTGTGTTGCTGATACCGATTATCCTGTTATCAGGATTACTTATCACAGATAAAGTGATGCAACAGTATGGATCCAATACGGAAGGGAAAGAGACACTACCGGAAACATTCTTAAAGAAGCCGATTGAGATAAATTACCTGACACCGAATCCGTATTCCAGACCACAAGCCGAGTTAAAGCGTATTAATTCAGTTGTGGTACATTATACAGCGAATCCGGGTACTTCAGCGAAAGCAAATCGTAGTTACTTTGAAGGGCTGGCTGAGAAGAAATCCACATATGCAAGCAGCCATTTTATTATTGGCCTGGAGGGTGAGATAATACAATGTATTCCCTTGAATGAGATTGCATATGCCTCTAACGAAAGAAATGAAGATACCGTAGCTATTGAGTGCTGTCACCCGGACGAGACGGGTAAATTCACCGAAGAGACCTATAAATCTTTGGTATCCCTTCTTGCAACCCTGTGTATGGAGTATGATATGGGAGAGAAGGATATTATTCGACATTATGATGTTACTGGTAAGCTTTGCCCGTTATACTATGTAGAACATGAGGATGAATGGAAGAATCTTAGGAAAGATGTGATAAATGATATCAAGAAATATAAAAAAGCAGAAAAAGGAGCAAAAAGCAAGTAG
- a CDS encoding phosphotransferase family protein, whose product MKGELIGEGNTAEIYQWGEKEILKLFRQDYAQAGIEKEYRNSQKVQECGLPVPKVGSMIQYEGRSGIIYEYIQGTSMLDLLLKQPLSLKRNIAHFAALHYEIHQCKAEGLSKYKDILEWNIRHAKQLSEEEKQLILARLQELPDGEALCHGDYHPGNVIRTNDKSMILDWMTAAAGSPSADVARTTLLFMAGNLPSGGLARYFTKKIRKYIAKVYQKQYMKLSGMSIKEINGWRLPIMAARLVEWIPENEAEHFLEEIRRELSLTT is encoded by the coding sequence ATGAAGGGAGAATTAATTGGAGAAGGAAATACAGCGGAAATTTATCAATGGGGAGAGAAGGAAATACTCAAACTATTTCGACAGGACTATGCACAGGCGGGGATTGAGAAAGAATATCGTAACAGTCAAAAAGTACAAGAATGTGGACTGCCAGTGCCAAAGGTGGGATCAATGATCCAATATGAGGGAAGATCAGGTATCATATATGAATATATTCAAGGAACCTCCATGTTGGATCTGCTGCTAAAGCAACCATTATCATTGAAAAGAAATATAGCGCATTTTGCTGCACTGCATTATGAAATTCATCAGTGCAAAGCAGAGGGCTTATCAAAATATAAGGATATTTTGGAATGGAATATTCGTCATGCCAAACAGCTAAGTGAGGAAGAAAAGCAACTAATTCTAGCCAGATTACAGGAGCTACCCGACGGGGAAGCATTGTGCCATGGAGATTACCATCCGGGAAATGTAATACGGACGAATGACAAATCCATGATACTTGATTGGATGACGGCTGCGGCAGGAAGTCCTAGTGCTGATGTGGCTAGAACAACCTTGTTATTCATGGCGGGAAACCTACCTTCGGGAGGTTTAGCGCGCTATTTCACAAAGAAAATTAGAAAGTATATTGCCAAGGTATATCAAAAGCAATATATGAAACTATCAGGGATGTCAATTAAGGAGATTAACGGATGGAGGCTTCCTATTATGGCGGCCAGACTAGTAGAATGGATTCCGGAAAACGAGGCGGAACATTTTTTAGAAGAGATTAGGCGGGAACTGTCATTAACTACATAA
- the guaB gene encoding IMP dehydrogenase, whose translation MGQIIGEGITFDDVLLVPAYSEVLPNQVDLSTYLTKTIKLNIPLMSAGMDTVTENRMAIAMARQGGIGVIHKNMSIEEQADEVDKVKRSENGVITDPFYLSPEHTLQDANELMAKYRISGVPITVNGKKLVGIITNRDLKFETDFSKKIKESMTSEGLVTAKEGITLEEAKKILASARKEKLPIVDDEGNLKGLITIKDIEKQIKYPLSAKDAQGRLLCAAAVGITNNILERVDALVKAKVDAIVIDTAHGHSANVLKVVKMVRDTYPEVQIIAGNVATGEAALDLIKAGVDAVKVGIGPGSICTTRVVAGIGVPQITAIMDCYEVAKKYGIPIIGDGGIKYSGDITKAIAAGANVCMMGSIFAGCDESPGTFELFQGRKYKVYRGMGSIAAMERGSKDRYFQTDAKKLVPEGVEGRVAYKGTVEDTAFQLIGGLRSGMGYCGAKDILTLQQTGKFVKISAASLKESHPHDIHITKEAPNYSVEE comes from the coding sequence ATGGGACAGATTATTGGTGAAGGAATTACATTTGATGATGTATTACTAGTGCCTGCATATTCTGAGGTATTACCGAACCAAGTTGACTTATCAACATACCTTACTAAGACAATTAAGCTAAATATCCCGTTAATGAGTGCCGGAATGGATACTGTAACTGAGAATCGAATGGCAATCGCTATGGCTAGACAGGGAGGAATTGGTGTCATTCATAAAAATATGTCAATTGAGGAGCAGGCTGATGAGGTAGATAAGGTTAAACGATCAGAGAATGGAGTTATCACCGATCCATTTTATTTATCTCCAGAGCATACATTACAGGATGCGAATGAATTAATGGCAAAATATCGCATTTCCGGTGTTCCCATTACTGTTAATGGAAAGAAATTAGTTGGTATCATAACAAACCGTGATTTAAAATTTGAGACGGATTTTTCTAAGAAAATCAAAGAATCTATGACCTCCGAAGGCTTAGTTACAGCCAAAGAAGGTATCACCTTAGAGGAAGCAAAGAAAATATTAGCTTCTGCTAGAAAAGAGAAATTACCCATCGTAGATGATGAAGGTAATCTTAAAGGTCTAATTACAATCAAAGACATTGAAAAGCAAATTAAATATCCGTTATCCGCAAAAGATGCACAGGGACGTCTGCTATGTGCGGCTGCGGTAGGAATTACAAATAACATATTGGAACGTGTAGATGCATTGGTAAAGGCTAAGGTAGATGCAATTGTAATTGATACTGCACATGGTCATTCTGCAAATGTATTGAAAGTGGTAAAGATGGTACGTGATACTTATCCAGAGGTACAGATTATCGCAGGAAATGTAGCCACAGGAGAAGCTGCTCTTGATTTAATAAAAGCAGGTGTAGATGCAGTAAAGGTTGGTATAGGACCTGGTTCAATTTGTACTACCCGTGTTGTTGCCGGTATTGGTGTTCCGCAGATTACAGCTATTATGGATTGCTATGAAGTAGCAAAGAAGTATGGAATTCCGATAATCGGTGATGGTGGTATCAAGTATTCCGGAGATATCACAAAGGCGATAGCCGCTGGAGCAAATGTATGTATGATGGGTAGCATATTTGCAGGCTGTGATGAGAGCCCGGGTACCTTCGAATTGTTCCAGGGTAGAAAATACAAAGTATATCGTGGAATGGGCTCCATTGCTGCAATGGAAAGAGGAAGCAAGGATCGTTATTTCCAGACGGATGCTAAGAAGCTGGTTCCGGAAGGAGTAGAAGGTCGTGTGGCTTACAAAGGAACAGTGGAAGATACAGCATTCCAGTTAATTGGTGGATTAAGATCCGGTATGGGTTATTGTGGAGCCAAAGATATACTGACCTTACAGCAAACAGGCAAATTTGTAAAGATATCTGCTGCATCCCTTAAGGAAAGCCATCCTCATGATATTCACATCACCAAAGAAGCTCCGAACTATAGCGTGGAAGAATAA
- a CDS encoding DUF6106 family protein — translation MNQMYAEAGVKRKDDAALIGLRALLIFGVAIGVVLVLLGGIFSMIGVVLAAALVYLYPKLSIEYEYVFVDGQIDFDRITGKSKRKTMLRIDMEQVEIVAPEGSHALDGYTYVQVQTKDFSSRDKNNKPYIIIAKVEDKTYRIVFEPSEKMLGMMKQKSPRKIAQL, via the coding sequence ATGAATCAAATGTATGCAGAAGCAGGGGTTAAAAGAAAGGATGATGCAGCTCTCATAGGGCTACGGGCACTCCTGATTTTCGGTGTGGCGATAGGTGTTGTACTTGTATTATTGGGTGGTATATTCAGTATGATTGGAGTAGTGCTGGCAGCAGCGCTTGTCTATCTTTATCCGAAGCTAAGTATCGAATACGAATATGTCTTTGTAGACGGACAGATTGACTTTGATCGTATTACCGGTAAATCAAAGCGTAAGACCATGCTACGTATTGACATGGAGCAGGTAGAGATCGTAGCTCCTGAAGGTTCCCATGCTTTGGACGGATATACCTATGTACAAGTTCAAACGAAGGACTTTTCATCCAGAGATAAGAACAACAAGCCTTATATTATAATCGCAAAGGTTGAAGATAAGACGTATCGTATTGTGTTCGAACCGAGTGAAAAGATGCTTGGTATGATGAAACAAAAGAGCCCAAGAAAAATTGCTCAGCTGTAA
- a CDS encoding branched-chain amino acid aminotransferase, with product MLNIRIEKTKDPKVLPGKDNPLKFGTIFTDHMFIMNYETGKGWYDPRVIPYQPLNLEPSAMVFHYGQEMFEGLKAYKTDDGRTLLFRPDKNIERANRTNRRICIPEIPEEDFLQAIKTVVKVDEAWIPTKEGTSLYIRPFIIATDPYLGVRPSDRYLFIIILSPVGAYYPEGLNPVKIWIEDEYVRAVKGGIGEAKTGANYVASMKSQVKAHDEGYSQVLWLDGVHRKYIEEVGAMNIFFKINGTVLTPELNGSILPGVTRDSVLALCREWGLPTEERKISIDEIKAAHENGTLEEVWGTGTAAVISPVGQLRWENHIMQVQDGGIGPISQKLYDTITGIQLGRLEDIHNWTVEV from the coding sequence GTGCTTAATATCAGAATCGAAAAAACGAAAGATCCAAAGGTATTACCAGGCAAAGATAATCCTTTGAAGTTTGGTACTATTTTTACGGACCATATGTTTATCATGAACTATGAGACAGGGAAAGGCTGGTATGATCCCCGTGTCATACCGTATCAGCCTCTTAATCTGGAACCTTCAGCAATGGTTTTTCATTATGGTCAGGAAATGTTTGAAGGCTTAAAGGCTTACAAGACAGATGATGGAAGAACCCTGTTGTTCCGACCTGATAAGAATATCGAAAGAGCAAATCGTACGAATCGCAGAATTTGCATTCCGGAAATTCCAGAGGAAGATTTCCTGCAGGCAATTAAAACTGTCGTTAAAGTAGATGAAGCATGGATTCCTACAAAAGAGGGAACTTCTCTCTATATTAGACCATTTATTATTGCTACAGATCCATACCTGGGAGTAAGACCTTCTGACCGGTATCTGTTTATCATTATCCTTTCACCCGTAGGAGCATATTATCCAGAAGGACTGAATCCAGTGAAAATATGGATTGAAGATGAATATGTGAGAGCCGTAAAGGGAGGAATTGGTGAAGCAAAAACTGGTGCAAACTATGTTGCATCCATGAAATCCCAGGTGAAAGCACATGATGAGGGCTATTCACAGGTATTATGGCTGGATGGAGTTCATAGAAAGTATATTGAAGAAGTCGGAGCCATGAATATATTCTTTAAGATAAATGGAACAGTATTAACTCCGGAACTAAATGGAAGTATCCTTCCAGGTGTAACGAGAGATTCGGTATTAGCACTCTGCAGAGAGTGGGGCCTGCCAACAGAAGAACGTAAAATCTCCATTGATGAGATCAAAGCCGCTCATGAAAATGGTACTCTGGAAGAGGTATGGGGTACCGGAACGGCAGCAGTAATATCCCCAGTTGGTCAGCTAAGGTGGGAAAATCATATCATGCAGGTTCAGGACGGTGGTATCGGTCCGATAAGCCAAAAGTTATATGATACCATTACTGGAATACAATTAGGCAGATTAGAGGATATTCATAATTGGACCGTGGAAGTATAA
- a CDS encoding dihydrofolate reductase, producing MNLIVAVDKNWAIGYKNKLLVSIPADMRFFRDETTNKVVIMGKNTLESFPGGQPLKNRTNIVIALEKDYKVKDAIVVNSIEDALKEAEKYRSEDIYVIGGASIYKQMLPYCDIAHVTKIDYCYEADTYFPNLDQMEDWYLAEETEEQTYYDLAYTFCRYERINRK from the coding sequence ATGAATTTAATAGTTGCTGTCGATAAGAATTGGGCAATTGGATATAAGAATAAGCTCCTGGTAAGTATTCCGGCGGATATGCGCTTTTTTCGGGATGAGACAACGAACAAAGTAGTTATCATGGGAAAGAATACGTTGGAGAGCTTCCCTGGAGGACAACCTCTTAAGAACAGAACCAATATTGTAATTGCCTTAGAGAAGGATTATAAGGTGAAGGATGCCATCGTGGTTAATAGTATAGAAGATGCCTTGAAGGAGGCAGAGAAATATAGATCAGAAGATATATATGTCATAGGAGGAGCCAGCATCTATAAGCAGATGCTTCCGTATTGTGATATAGCACATGTTACGAAAATAGATTATTGTTATGAAGCAGACACTTATTTTCCGAATCTGGATCAGATGGAGGACTGGTATCTTGCGGAAGAGACAGAAGAGCAGACCTATTATGATCTGGCTTATACATTTTGCAGATATGAAAGAATTAATCGTAAATAA
- the thyA gene encoding thymidylate synthase, whose translation MSLADNIFIAMCKDILENGVSTEGEKVRPKWEDGSYAYTIKKFGVVNRYDLSKEFPAMTLRRTALKSCVDELLWIWQKKSNNINDLNSHIWDSWADENGSIGKAYGYQFSIKHKYKEGEMDQVDRVIYDLKNNPYSRRIITNLYVHQDLHEMNLYPCAYSMTFNVTKNKENDKLVLNGILNQRSNDILAANNWNVCQYAVLIHMLAQICDFEVGELIHVIADAHIYDRHIPIIRELIERPTYEAPTFWMNPEIKDFYQFKPEDFELRNYQHGPKVEHIPVAV comes from the coding sequence ATGAGTTTAGCAGATAATATATTTATTGCGATGTGCAAAGATATTCTGGAAAACGGTGTAAGTACCGAGGGTGAAAAGGTTAGACCGAAATGGGAGGATGGCTCCTACGCGTATACGATTAAGAAGTTCGGCGTAGTAAATCGCTATGATTTATCAAAAGAATTTCCGGCAATGACTCTTCGAAGGACAGCATTGAAGAGCTGTGTAGATGAGCTTCTATGGATCTGGCAAAAGAAATCCAATAATATAAATGATCTGAATAGTCATATCTGGGATAGCTGGGCAGATGAGAACGGTTCTATCGGCAAGGCCTATGGTTACCAGTTCAGCATCAAGCACAAGTATAAAGAAGGCGAGATGGATCAGGTAGATCGTGTGATTTATGATCTTAAAAACAATCCATATAGTCGACGTATCATAACAAATCTTTATGTACATCAGGATCTTCATGAAATGAACTTATATCCCTGTGCTTATAGTATGACCTTTAATGTTACAAAGAATAAGGAAAATGATAAGCTTGTCTTAAATGGTATTTTGAATCAACGTTCGAATGATATTCTTGCGGCAAACAATTGGAATGTCTGTCAGTATGCTGTTTTGATTCATATGCTCGCTCAGATTTGTGATTTTGAAGTAGGAGAACTGATCCATGTGATTGCAGATGCTCATATTTATGACAGACATATTCCAATAATTCGAGAACTGATAGAGAGACCAACCTATGAAGCGCCAACCTTCTGGATGAATCCGGAGATAAAGGATTTCTATCAGTTTAAGCCAGAGGATTTTGAATTACGAAATTATCAGCATGGACCTAAGGTAGAGCACATTCCGGTAGCGGTATAA